The window GTCCGAGTCTGTCGGCCCAGGATTGTACAATTTTTAGAATGACATTTTTAATCTGGTTTCTTGAATGGATTTTATAAATGAATACATAGCCTCCCCCGTCAAGGTTCTGCTGTGACCTCTGGAGAATCCCTTTTTCGTGCAGCTTTTTTACGGAACGCTGGACCGTAGAGATGTCCAGATCAAGAGATCTGGAAAGGGTATCAGTCTCAACCCATTTTTCGGGTTCATTTAAGAAATGCTTCATAACATTCAGATCAGCTTTTGTAAGACTGAGAGCGCACTTGATCACATCTTCTACTTTGAATTCCTTGCAGGCAAAATCTATTATACCAATCCCTCCTCTCTTCTACAGTACTGTTATATTATAACCGGAGTATATATATACTGGCAAGTACGGCATACCACAGGCAAAAACACGAAGTACAGTAATTTTTAGAATCTGTTTGCTTATCTGTTTGCTTATCTGTTTGCTTATCTGTTTGCTTATCTGTTTGCTTATCTGTTTGCTTATCTGTTTGTTCTTTTCAGTGGATTCCAGCCACTAAAGCTCATGTCCCCAGCATAAGCCCGATTTTTTTAGTAAAACAAATTTACCTGATTTAAAATAACTCAATTTCTATTTTAATTTTTGGATTATGTTTTGAGAGCTGTTCTTTCATATAATATTCAGCTTTCCCGAATATCCGTATTTTTTCCGTTTTGTAGAAATTTACCTTTTTTTTCAGGGGATTTTTTCCCAATTGCCCCACAAAGTGCCCGCCATCTACCATGTTGAGATAACTTTATATACTCCCTCCCTAATCTGCAAATTGCGGTTTAATGAGCTTGCTTGATTTGAGGATTCTTTTCCACAAAGAACTCCGATCGTGAATATGCTTTCAGCTCATTAAAATCCACATATACTCCACAAAAAACCGGCAGGTTTCTCCTTTTCTCCTGCCGGATTCACACATCCTTTTTTCAATTAAAGTATACTTGATTCGGAAAAATCTGTCTTCTTCTTCAGGCCTCTCCCATAGGCTCCCCACTTCCCCTTCTGAAGGCAGATCTTTTCCGGATCAGGTTTACACCGGGGAAACCCTAAAGTTTCCCGGTTGCCGGCACTTACGTCCCAAAAGCCGTCTGTGTAATCGTATTTTCTATTTCGGTCTTCAGTTCTTCCGGGATTCCCTTT is drawn from Methanosarcina lacustris Z-7289 and contains these coding sequences:
- a CDS encoding TrmB family transcriptional regulator, with amino-acid sequence MIDFACKEFKVEDVIKCALSLTKADLNVMKHFLNEPEKWVETDTLSRSLDLDISTVQRSVKKLHEKGILQRSQQNLDGGGYVFIYKIHSRNQIKNVILKIVQSWADRLGQELEQWENGG